One window from the genome of Cryptomeria japonica chromosome 6, Sugi_1.0, whole genome shotgun sequence encodes:
- the LOC131079309 gene encoding uncharacterized protein LOC131079309, with amino-acid sequence MNQSEIYPCIIVVLLLYITAIAAAGSYERTIAGSIAFSTAGRAQYAFDIYALNITSSSPKEDLLTDGISVNYNGNFLGHSAIEALMNKVGMPENQADQVLAYITERYGLAQIFFNFYSKNLSLYSSKSMESIFGFSNFNRREALDTTISQEWVPLNFVKDGVNLDDSVSMKDRPIIVDTRIIYVSTHQPSGVPRQSWAAVYSTDLNTGETIRLTPDGLVDLSPSLSPSGEWIMVASFGHIGWHGQTEDLQTDLYLFNVTDGSNRQLAIRNGGWPSWADDHTIFFHRKSDDGWWSIYRASFSAPLNKLSQGHVTVDRITPTGLHAFTPACSLSEEWVAVATHKPGTEYRHIEIYNLTSNSLVEITRGISPQSYHFNPFVSYDSHRIGYHKCRGNASVSSEDVDSLRVPVIEYVKSPLLEISLFRIDGEFPSFSPDGSMVAYISMEGDAIYVTRLDGSKTHKVFSGLVFGLAWDWKKNGIIYTSHGPDFASLSTKVDIIALNVSYMISRGKNDPNPPYRKLTSQGNNAFPSPSPDGNFLVFRSGRSGYKNLYIMDQEQGERGHIWRLTNGPWTDTMCNWSPDGNWIAFSSDRDNPGSGSFALYLIHPNGTGLQKVLNSSTFGRVNHPWFSPDSKSLIFTSDYAGVSAEPISVPYQFGPYGEIFMSNIDGSDVQRLTHNAYEDGTPSWGKTFVSPSDLIGKDEKLRCGFEDDRWLNGNVSHFSKFGCRAM; translated from the coding sequence ATGAACCAGTCTGAAATCTACCCTTGTATTATAGTTGTTCTGCTTCTGTACATAACGGCGATTGCAGCAGCAGGTTCTTATGAAAGAACCATAGCAGGAAGTATTGCCTTTTCTACTGCTGGGCGTGCACAATATGCATTTGACATCTATGCCCTTAACATTACTTCTTCAAGTCCCAAAGAGGACCTTCTTACAGATGGGATTTCAGTGAATTATAATGGCAACTTCCTTGGACACTCTGCAATTGAGGCACTAATGAACAAAGTGGGTATGCCAGAGAATCAAGCTGATCAAGTTTTGGCCTATATTACGGAAAGGTATGGACTGGCCCAAATCTTTTTCAATTTCTACTCTAAAAATCTGTCCTTATATTCTTCCAAATCAATGGAGTCTATTTTTGGGTTTAGTAATTTTAACAGAAGAGAGGCATTAGATACAACGATATCGCAGGAATGGGTGCCACTGAATTTTGTAAAGGATGGCGTAAATTTGGATGATAGTGTATCTATGAAAGATAGACCTATCATTGTGGATACTAGAATTATCTATGTTTCCACGCACCAGCCCTCTGGAGTGCCAAGGCAGAGTTGGGCTGCAGTTTATTCAACTGACCTCAATACAGGGGAAACCATAAGGCTGACTCCTGATGGGTTAGTTGACTTGAGCCCCAGTTTGTCCCCTTCAGGAGAATGGATAATGGTGGCTTCATTTGGACATATTGGGTGGCATGGTCAAACTGAGGATCTGCAAACAGACCTTTATCTTTTCAACGTTACTGATGGCTCAAATCGCCAATTGGCAATAAGGAATGGTGGGTGGCCTTCTTGGGCTGATGACCATACTATCTTTTTCCACAGAAAATCTGATGATGGCTGGTGGAGCATTTATAGGGCTTCATTTTCTGCTCCCCTGAATAAGTTGTCTCAAGGTCATGTAACTGTAGACAGAATAACACCAACCGGTCTTCATGCCTTTACGCCTGCTTGTTCCCTTTCTGAGGAATGGGTTGCAGTAGCCACACATAAGCCGGGAACTGAGTACAGGCATATTGAAATTTACAACCTTACCTCCAATTCACTTGTTGAAATTACACGTGGTATCTCACCACAATCTTATCATTTTAATCCATTTGTTTCTTACGATTCTCATAGGATTGGATATCATAAATGTAGAGGGAATGCTTCAGTGTCTAGTGAAGATGTGGATTCTTTGAGAGTTCCCGTGATTGAGTATGTAAAGTCTCCTTTGCTTGAGATTTCCCTCTTTAGAATAGATGGGGAATTTCCTTCGTTTTCCCCAGATGGATCAATGGTTGCCTATATATCCATGGAGGGTGATGCTATCTATGTGACGAGGCTAGATGGATCTAAGACGCACAAGGTGTTCTCGGGTTTGGTATTTGGATTGGCATGGGATTGGAAGAAAAATGGTATCATCTACACAAGCCATGGCCCTGATTTTGCCTCCTTAAGCACCAAAGTTGATATCATTGCCCTCAATGTAAGTTACATGATTTCTAGAGGGAAAAATGATCCTAATCCTCCATACAGGAAACTGACAAGTCAAGGAAATAATGCTTTCCCGTCTCCTTCACCAGATGGAAATTTTTTGGTTTTTAGGTCAGGTCGCTCTGGATACAAGAACCTTTACATCATGGATCAGGAGCAAGGTGAAAGAGGACACATTTGGAGGTTAACGAATGGGCCCTGGACTGACACCATGTGTAACTGGTCGCCTGATGGAAATTGGATTGCTTTCTCTTCTGATAGAGATAATCCTGGAAGTGGTAGCTTTGCTCTTTACTTAATCCATCCAAATGGGACTGGTCTGCAAAAAGTTCTTAACAGTAGTACATTTGGAAGGGTAAACCATCCCTGGTTCAGTCCAGATTCAAAAAGCTTAATTTTTACTTCGGACTATGCAGGGGTTTCGGCAGAGCCCATTTCAGTGCCCTACCAATTTGGACCATATGGGGAAATATTTATGTCCAATATTGATGGCTCTGATGTTCAGAGACTTACCCACAATGCTTATGAAGATGGAACTCCATCTTGGGGGAAAACGTTTGTCTCTCCCTCAGATTTGATTGGGAAAGATGAGAAACTGAGATGTGGTTTTGAGGATGATAGATGGCTTAATGGCAATGTAAGTCATTTCAGCAAATTTGGATGCCGAGCAATGTGA